The Alteromonas gilva genome includes a window with the following:
- a CDS encoding fumarylacetoacetate hydrolase family protein: MKYVSFSTKGGALGFGRLNGDVITDLSGQAADLKTAISAGTLASLHSDTTIALADVTLAPVIPNPDKVFCVGHNYETHRQETGRAATEHPSIFVRFADSLSGHNQPIVMPKVSTQLDFEGELAVIIGKGGRYISEQDAMSHVAGYACFNDASVRDWQWHTRQFTPGKNFPTTGPFGPYMVTPDEAGDLSEINVTTRLNDDIVQQQPIGDMIFPIATVIAYISSFTPLKPGDVIASGTPGGVGAKRTPPLWMKPGDSVSVEIGPMGKLINTITAE; the protein is encoded by the coding sequence ATGAAATATGTAAGCTTTTCTACCAAGGGTGGTGCACTCGGATTCGGTCGTCTGAATGGTGATGTGATCACCGACTTATCTGGTCAGGCCGCCGATCTTAAAACAGCCATTTCGGCAGGCACACTGGCGTCACTGCACAGTGATACGACTATTGCTCTGGCTGATGTCACACTGGCGCCGGTTATTCCGAATCCCGATAAAGTATTCTGTGTCGGTCACAATTACGAAACGCACCGCCAAGAAACGGGCCGTGCGGCAACAGAGCATCCCTCTATTTTTGTGCGCTTTGCCGATTCACTCTCTGGCCATAATCAGCCCATTGTTATGCCAAAGGTTTCAACGCAATTAGACTTTGAAGGTGAACTAGCAGTCATCATAGGTAAAGGTGGACGTTACATTTCGGAGCAAGACGCGATGTCTCATGTTGCCGGATATGCGTGTTTTAATGACGCTTCTGTGCGGGATTGGCAGTGGCATACCCGCCAATTCACGCCGGGTAAAAACTTTCCGACAACAGGGCCTTTTGGTCCGTACATGGTCACCCCTGACGAGGCCGGTGATCTCTCTGAGATTAATGTTACTACGCGTTTGAATGATGATATTGTGCAGCAACAGCCAATTGGCGATATGATTTTCCCGATCGCTACTGTGATTGCGTATATTTCCAGCTTTACGCCTTTAAAGCCTGGTGATGTGATAGCTAGCGGCACACCTGGAGGTGTTGGCGCCAAAAGAACACCGCCTCTGTGGATG
- a CDS encoding VOC family protein → MKLRSIEMVLPAADQAADFLINVWGAKLAAQQNNTHYIRGSGTFPYLVALEEGDSKYVRSVTFVCDKQELIALKARVEASGFPARPEVSNDLGGGEGIIVELPEGELLRFLADTTEVDTLDDEDLPVKLTHVVFNATDAERTADIVEQVLNFRVSDRTKGMVFVRCNDSHHSTAFARAGFSSLNHIAFEMQDTDAVMRGVGRLRDHDRTPAWGPGRHGPGDNVFAYYIAPFGAVVEFSTAVEKVPEDYKVGAPEDWTWPENRIDQWGISDKDFAGLKVAEQTFSFRRTWQPEPLN, encoded by the coding sequence ATGAAACTACGCAGTATAGAAATGGTTTTGCCAGCAGCCGACCAGGCAGCCGATTTTTTAATCAATGTGTGGGGAGCTAAGCTGGCAGCGCAACAAAATAACACCCATTACATTAGAGGCTCAGGCACCTTCCCATACCTGGTTGCGCTCGAAGAAGGCGACAGTAAGTATGTGCGAAGCGTCACCTTTGTCTGTGATAAACAGGAATTAATAGCGTTAAAAGCGCGGGTCGAAGCCTCAGGTTTTCCTGCTCGTCCTGAGGTTAGTAATGACCTTGGCGGAGGGGAAGGCATAATAGTTGAATTGCCGGAAGGTGAGTTGTTGCGTTTTCTGGCAGATACAACAGAGGTCGATACACTGGATGATGAGGATTTACCGGTCAAACTCACCCATGTTGTATTTAATGCAACGGATGCAGAACGCACTGCAGATATTGTTGAGCAAGTGCTTAATTTTCGTGTATCCGACCGCACAAAAGGCATGGTGTTTGTGCGCTGTAATGACTCGCATCATAGCACGGCGTTTGCTCGTGCCGGATTCAGCTCGCTCAATCATATCGCGTTTGAAATGCAGGATACGGACGCTGTAATGCGCGGCGTGGGACGTCTGCGAGATCATGATCGCACGCCCGCTTGGGGGCCTGGCCGCCATGGTCCGGGTGATAATGTTTTTGCTTATTATATTGCGCCTTTTGGCGCGGTTGTGGAGTTTTCGACTGCCGTTGAAAAAGTGCCTGAAGACTACAAGGTTGGTGCACCTGAAGACTGGACTTGGCCAGAAAATCGTATCGATCAATGGGGAATATCCGACAAAGATTTTGCAGGGTTAAAGGTGGCTGAACAAACATTTAGTTTTCGTCGAACCTGGCAGCCTGAACCGCTGAATTAA
- a CDS encoding GlcG/HbpS family heme-binding protein gives MTLTLALAEKIIDGTLSYARTNNVNPLAVVVLDAGAHPVAFKRQDKASLYRFDIALAKAKGALGMGFNTRGIAEKAKNNPTFFASVTTISGVELALSPGGNLIKDGLGNIIGAIGISGDSGEVDELCAQAGIDAVATELEDN, from the coding sequence ATGACATTAACACTAGCATTAGCAGAGAAGATCATTGATGGCACGTTGAGTTATGCCAGAACCAACAACGTCAATCCATTAGCCGTTGTTGTTTTAGATGCGGGGGCACACCCAGTGGCATTTAAACGCCAAGATAAGGCCAGTTTATACCGATTTGATATTGCGCTGGCAAAGGCTAAAGGCGCGCTGGGCATGGGATTCAATACGCGTGGAATTGCTGAAAAAGCTAAAAATAACCCAACCTTTTTCGCCAGTGTGACCACGATAAGTGGTGTAGAACTGGCGTTATCTCCGGGTGGCAACCTCATTAAGGATGGCCTGGGAAATATTATCGGGGCTATCGGTATTAGCGGAGATAGCGGTGAGGTTGATGAACTGTGTGCACAGGCCGGTATCGACGCGGTGGCTACAGAACTGGAGGACAATTAA
- the mhpA gene encoding bifunctional 3-(3-hydroxy-phenyl)propionate/3-hydroxycinnamic acid hydroxylase MhpA, protein MFDVAIIGCGPVGALAANLLGKRGLNVVVLEKEATPYPLPRAVHLDHEMVRLFQSIGLHDRILPDMRDTDGHLHIGADHGVIRYMGTVGKPRPYGWSNDYFFYQPELEEHLRNALTRFSNVSLRFGAECLSVTQQSDKVALQIRCNNNTDTLNARWVIACDGARSTVRKSLGIKLDDLEFEEPWLVVDAEVEGEIHFPELTGLPDDANIQQLSVMMCDPKRPATVVPGRGNHRRWELMLLPGEDDQAMMQPAKVTELLAPYLQGVPHKIVRAATYRFHGLVAEQWKSGNVFLAGDAAHQTPPFFGQGMCHGFRDVANLAWKLDLVAQEKASESLLDTYQPERDPHVRSVISAAVGAGRYICMLDEQKAAERDIEIRRKVKNGELPTTAADLIPPVAAGIIAKDTAEAGRRFIQPRVKVNGTEQLFDDLTRGDWRLLVANSDGANNALSDLKLWLPDLDIEVVDLNQLDDPQLNAWLEEAGVDTVLLRPDYYVYGTAKGSCKALLMQLRHQLDGKQNVTPTEEFIA, encoded by the coding sequence ATGTTTGATGTTGCAATTATTGGCTGCGGGCCGGTAGGGGCTCTTGCGGCCAATTTACTGGGAAAACGAGGATTAAACGTCGTCGTTCTTGAGAAGGAGGCGACGCCTTATCCACTACCTCGTGCCGTTCACCTCGACCATGAAATGGTGCGATTATTTCAGTCTATCGGATTGCATGACCGTATTTTACCTGACATGCGTGACACTGACGGTCATCTGCATATTGGGGCCGATCATGGTGTCATACGGTACATGGGAACGGTAGGTAAACCACGCCCCTATGGTTGGTCTAATGATTACTTTTTTTATCAACCAGAACTGGAAGAGCACCTTCGTAATGCTTTGACCCGATTCAGCAACGTATCTTTGCGCTTTGGGGCTGAGTGTCTATCGGTTACCCAGCAAAGTGACAAGGTGGCATTACAGATTCGTTGTAACAACAATACCGACACGCTGAATGCTCGCTGGGTGATTGCCTGTGATGGTGCACGAAGTACAGTGAGAAAGTCGTTGGGTATTAAATTAGATGACTTAGAGTTTGAAGAACCCTGGCTGGTTGTCGATGCTGAAGTAGAAGGTGAAATCCATTTTCCTGAACTTACCGGTTTACCGGACGATGCAAACATTCAGCAACTCTCTGTCATGATGTGCGATCCAAAACGTCCTGCTACCGTTGTTCCCGGTCGAGGAAACCACAGGCGCTGGGAATTGATGTTATTGCCGGGTGAAGATGATCAGGCAATGATGCAGCCTGCAAAAGTCACAGAATTATTGGCGCCTTATCTTCAGGGGGTACCCCATAAGATTGTTCGTGCGGCAACCTATCGCTTTCACGGATTAGTCGCGGAGCAATGGAAATCAGGTAATGTCTTTTTGGCAGGCGATGCTGCGCACCAAACGCCGCCCTTTTTTGGGCAGGGGATGTGTCACGGATTTCGGGACGTTGCAAACCTGGCGTGGAAATTAGATTTAGTCGCGCAGGAAAAAGCCAGCGAGTCACTATTAGATACTTACCAGCCGGAGCGAGATCCTCATGTACGGTCAGTTATATCGGCCGCTGTAGGTGCCGGGCGTTATATTTGTATGCTCGATGAACAAAAAGCTGCTGAACGGGATATTGAAATACGCAGGAAAGTTAAAAATGGTGAGCTGCCAACCACTGCGGCTGACCTGATTCCTCCTGTTGCTGCCGGCATTATTGCGAAAGATACAGCCGAAGCAGGACGGCGGTTTATTCAGCCCCGCGTGAAGGTTAACGGAACAGAACAGCTCTTTGATGATCTCACCCGTGGTGATTGGCGCCTGCTTGTTGCGAATAGCGACGGTGCGAATAACGCCTTGTCTGACCTTAAATTATGGCTGCCTGACCTTGATATTGAGGTCGTGGATTTAAACCAATTGGATGACCCCCAACTGAACGCATGGTTAGAAGAGGCTGGCGTGGATACGGTGTTACTGCGTCCTGACTATTACGTTTATGGCACTGCAAAAGGAAGCTGCAAGGCATTGTTAATGCAGCTAAGACATCAATTGGATGGTAAGCAGAACGTTACTCCAACTGAGGAATTCATAGCATGA
- a CDS encoding amidohydrolase family protein: MRTIIKDANIFDGSGSNLYVGSVVIEDKKIVQISRITIPEGDGDFVINAEGKTLMPGMVEAHAHLTWPTSVEKFVPGMFLPPEELALTTALNARILLDHGFTSAYSAGALSKTLEISLNEHLKNGTLPGPRLIPSSVEREPPNDSDLDPGHVELHSRGPEGVKAFVKECAELGAQAIKFLISGESALKPGASLELLYTEEELLAAGEQARESNVWLTGHAHACEAVKLGINAGFRILYHCTYADDEAIDMLVAKKDEMFVAPTVGIIQATLDATPPPHMDMTHMKKDAAIVLSKLKALVPQLKANGVRLLPGGDYGFPFNPNGRNARDLELWVEHFGYTPAEALHAATQLGGQLMGMADEIGLVKEGYLADLLLVDGDPTKDVSIMQNKQNIVMIMQEGRLYKTPGFDH; encoded by the coding sequence ATGCGCACGATAATTAAAGACGCCAATATATTTGATGGTAGCGGCAGTAACTTGTATGTAGGTTCTGTTGTAATAGAAGATAAAAAAATTGTTCAGATTAGCAGAATCACCATCCCTGAAGGTGATGGCGATTTTGTGATAAATGCTGAGGGTAAAACCTTGATGCCAGGCATGGTTGAAGCCCATGCGCATTTAACTTGGCCTACTTCGGTCGAAAAGTTTGTACCGGGTATGTTTTTACCACCGGAAGAACTCGCACTTACAACAGCGCTTAATGCGAGAATTTTGCTTGATCACGGTTTTACCAGTGCCTATTCAGCTGGCGCGTTAAGTAAAACACTGGAAATTTCATTAAATGAACATTTAAAAAACGGGACGCTGCCAGGTCCTCGGCTGATTCCGTCTTCGGTTGAACGCGAACCACCTAACGATTCTGATTTGGACCCCGGTCATGTCGAATTACATTCTCGCGGGCCAGAGGGCGTTAAAGCGTTTGTCAAAGAATGCGCAGAACTTGGTGCTCAAGCAATTAAATTTCTTATCTCGGGAGAGAGCGCCCTCAAACCCGGCGCATCTTTGGAGTTGCTTTACACTGAAGAAGAATTGTTGGCTGCGGGGGAGCAAGCAAGAGAAAGTAACGTCTGGCTGACTGGCCACGCTCATGCCTGTGAAGCCGTTAAGCTTGGCATTAATGCCGGGTTCAGAATTTTATACCACTGCACGTATGCAGACGATGAAGCCATTGACATGTTAGTCGCGAAAAAAGATGAAATGTTTGTCGCCCCCACTGTTGGTATTATTCAGGCAACTCTCGATGCAACACCGCCTCCACATATGGATATGACACATATGAAAAAGGATGCGGCAATTGTGTTATCCAAATTAAAAGCACTGGTGCCTCAGTTAAAAGCCAATGGAGTTAGATTATTACCCGGTGGCGATTATGGTTTTCCCTTTAACCCCAATGGTCGCAATGCGCGCGATCTGGAGTTATGGGTTGAGCATTTTGGCTACACCCCTGCGGAAGCGTTACATGCTGCTACACAACTGGGAGGCCAATTGATGGGAATGGCAGATGAGATAGGTTTGGTTAAAGAGGGATATTTGGCTGATCTATTGCTTGTCGACGGCGATCCCACAAAAGACGTATCCATTATGCAAAATAAGCAAAATATCGTGATGATTATGCAAGAAGGGCGTTTATATAAAACGCCTGGTTTTGATCACTAG
- a CDS encoding LysR family transcriptional regulator has product MRIDPRTLRLFLAVCREGTISGAARAEHLSQPSVSVAINQLERVLATKLFERNRQGILLTPAGEALKIKAQAVDSLLVSAQEEIKLLAEHIGGPLNIGGTPGALASVFGKVISSFSEQYPRFNLRIVECHDAKAQRLLRSYELDLAILTSGATDSPEDFCELPVMSDPFSIIVGRANDDLPEKMSLKQLATARWVLPDKVGGFRRQIDALFINSDAALPANSISCDSLLTTKFIVSSSRYITILPNEVVKTELQNKSLRAIRIEGIAFQRKVGLLWLAERKLPAIAQAFIDHTVQSFDV; this is encoded by the coding sequence ATGCGCATTGATCCGAGAACGCTTCGGTTATTCCTGGCTGTATGCCGGGAAGGTACAATTAGTGGTGCCGCTCGGGCAGAGCACCTTTCACAGCCATCTGTATCTGTAGCAATTAATCAACTTGAAAGAGTGCTTGCCACAAAATTATTTGAAAGAAATCGACAGGGAATTTTGCTGACTCCAGCAGGTGAGGCACTAAAGATAAAAGCACAGGCTGTTGATAGCTTACTGGTGTCGGCACAAGAGGAAATTAAACTGTTGGCTGAGCATATTGGTGGACCTTTGAATATAGGCGGCACGCCGGGGGCACTGGCGTCTGTATTTGGAAAAGTCATTAGTAGTTTCAGTGAACAATACCCAAGATTTAATTTACGTATTGTTGAGTGTCATGACGCCAAAGCGCAACGTTTATTGCGAAGTTATGAATTGGACTTGGCAATATTAACATCTGGTGCGACTGACTCTCCAGAAGATTTTTGTGAGCTCCCGGTTATGAGTGACCCATTTTCGATCATTGTTGGGCGCGCCAACGATGATTTACCAGAAAAAATGAGTCTCAAACAACTGGCAACAGCGAGATGGGTATTACCGGATAAAGTTGGAGGGTTTCGCAGGCAAATCGATGCTCTTTTTATTAATAGTGATGCAGCCCTACCTGCTAATTCTATTTCATGCGATTCATTACTAACCACTAAGTTCATCGTAAGCTCATCGCGTTATATTACTATCTTGCCTAATGAAGTCGTCAAAACTGAACTGCAAAACAAGTCATTACGCGCCATTAGAATCGAGGGCATTGCGTTCCAAAGAAAAGTTGGGTTGTTGTGGTTAGCAGAAAGGAAACTCCCTGCCATTGCACAAGCGTTTATCGACCATACGGTACAAAGCTTTGATGTATAG
- the parE gene encoding DNA topoisomerase IV subunit B has protein sequence MSNQYNSDAIEVLNGLEPVKRRPGMYTDTTRPNHLGQEVIDNSVDEALAGHATNIKVVLHEDQSLEVVDDGRGMPVDIHPEEKISGVELIMTKLHAGGKFSNKNYEYSGGLHGVGISVVNALSNRVEVTIRRDSQVYLIVFADGDRIEDLKVIDTCGRRNTGTSVRFWPDPQYFDSAKFSVAKLCHNLRAKAVLCPGLRIRFDDKISKESHEWYYEDGLQDYLLSAVKEYITLPDDVPFTGSFSGNGEAADWAVMWLPEGGELTTESYVNLIPTAQGGTHVNGLRQGLLESMREFCEFRNLLPRGVKLTPDDIWDRCAYILSTKMHDPQFAGQTKERLSSRQASAFVSGVVKDAFSLWLNQHTDVAEGLAEMCINNAQRRLRQNKKVARKKVTQGPALPGKLTDCGSQDITQSELFLVEGDSAGGSAKQARDREFQAIMPLRGKILNSWEVDSGQILASQEIHDISVALGIDPDSEDLTGLRYGKICILADADSDGLHIATLLCALFVRHFRSLVNAGHVYVAMPPLYRIDVGKEVFYALDDAEKQGILDRIEADKKRGKVNVQRFKGLGEMNPLQLRETTMDPNTRRLVQLTADDSEDMMEMMDMLLAKKRSGDRKQWLESKGNLAEVI, from the coding sequence ATGTCGAACCAATATAATTCAGATGCAATTGAAGTCCTAAATGGTCTGGAGCCGGTTAAACGGCGTCCGGGAATGTATACCGATACGACCCGACCCAACCATCTTGGTCAGGAAGTTATTGATAACAGCGTTGATGAAGCCCTGGCCGGACATGCCACAAATATAAAGGTAGTGCTGCACGAAGATCAGTCGTTGGAAGTGGTTGATGATGGGCGCGGCATGCCAGTGGATATTCACCCGGAGGAAAAAATTTCCGGCGTCGAATTGATCATGACCAAGCTGCACGCCGGGGGTAAGTTCTCCAATAAAAACTATGAATACTCAGGTGGTTTGCACGGGGTAGGAATTTCGGTTGTGAATGCGCTGTCTAACCGGGTCGAAGTGACCATTCGCCGCGACAGTCAGGTATATTTAATTGTCTTTGCCGATGGCGACCGCATTGAAGATTTAAAGGTTATCGATACCTGTGGCCGGCGCAACACAGGTACCAGTGTTCGTTTCTGGCCAGATCCGCAGTACTTCGATTCAGCAAAATTTTCGGTTGCGAAGCTGTGCCATAATTTGCGTGCTAAAGCAGTATTGTGTCCGGGCCTGCGCATCAGGTTTGACGATAAAATAAGCAAAGAAAGTCACGAGTGGTACTACGAAGATGGCTTACAGGATTATTTGCTCAGCGCCGTAAAAGAATACATAACCCTGCCTGACGATGTGCCCTTTACCGGCAGCTTCAGTGGCAATGGTGAAGCGGCGGACTGGGCAGTCATGTGGCTGCCCGAGGGCGGCGAACTGACCACCGAAAGTTATGTAAACCTGATACCCACTGCTCAGGGCGGGACGCATGTAAACGGTTTGCGGCAGGGGCTGCTTGAGTCTATGCGGGAGTTTTGTGAGTTTCGCAATTTACTGCCGCGTGGCGTAAAGCTCACTCCCGATGATATCTGGGATCGCTGCGCCTATATTTTATCAACCAAAATGCACGACCCACAGTTTGCCGGTCAAACCAAAGAACGCTTGTCGTCACGACAGGCGTCGGCTTTTGTCTCTGGTGTGGTTAAAGACGCCTTCAGTTTGTGGCTTAACCAACATACCGACGTGGCCGAAGGGCTGGCCGAGATGTGTATCAATAATGCCCAGCGTCGCCTTCGTCAGAACAAAAAAGTCGCACGTAAAAAAGTCACCCAGGGACCGGCTTTACCCGGTAAGCTCACCGACTGTGGTTCGCAGGATATCACCCAGTCTGAACTGTTCCTGGTAGAAGGTGACTCGGCAGGGGGATCTGCTAAGCAAGCCCGCGACCGTGAGTTTCAGGCGATTATGCCGTTACGCGGAAAAATACTGAACAGCTGGGAAGTGGACTCAGGGCAAATTCTCGCCTCACAGGAAATTCACGATATTTCAGTAGCACTAGGTATCGATCCGGACTCCGAAGATTTAACCGGTTTACGCTATGGTAAAATCTGTATCCTGGCAGATGCCGACTCTGACGGGCTGCATATTGCCACCTTACTCTGCGCCTTGTTCGTGCGCCATTTCCGTTCATTGGTTAACGCCGGTCACGTGTATGTGGCGATGCCTCCGCTGTATCGTATTGATGTGGGCAAAGAGGTCTTTTACGCCCTTGACGACGCAGAAAAACAGGGCATCCTCGACCGTATTGAAGCCGATAAAAAGCGCGGAAAAGTCAACGTACAGCGCTTTAAAGGATTGGGCGAAATGAACCCGTTACAATTGCGTGAAACCACCATGGACCCCAATACGCGCCGTTTGGTTCAGCTCACCGCTGATGACAGCGAAGATATGATGGAGATGATGGACATGCTACTGGCCAAGAAGCGCTCCGGCGATCGCAAGCAATGGCTGGAAAGTAAAGGCAACCTGGCCGAGGTGATATAA
- a CDS encoding YqiA/YcfP family alpha/beta fold hydrolase, whose amino-acid sequence MNCILYLHGFLSSPHSIKAQQTRAYLQNQHPDVEFICPELSNSPARLAAQLNDLLTQQPKILTQGLRVIGSSMGGYLATWLVEQFGGRAVLINPAVKPFELLQDYLGEHENPYTNKRFILRSDDIDHIRDFYQPVLANPQRYHVLLQTGDETLDYRLAAAHYEGASVCIEQGGDHSFVGYEDHLGEIMRFLQGRQD is encoded by the coding sequence ATGAACTGCATTTTGTATTTGCATGGTTTTTTAAGTTCACCACACTCAATCAAGGCGCAGCAAACCCGGGCTTACCTGCAAAATCAGCATCCTGATGTCGAATTTATTTGCCCTGAGCTATCCAATTCTCCTGCCCGGCTGGCGGCACAGCTTAACGACCTGCTCACACAACAGCCAAAGATCCTGACGCAGGGGTTACGGGTGATTGGCAGTTCGATGGGCGGTTATCTGGCTACCTGGCTGGTGGAGCAATTCGGTGGGCGTGCGGTACTGATAAACCCCGCCGTGAAACCCTTCGAGTTGCTGCAGGATTACCTCGGCGAACATGAAAATCCGTATACGAATAAACGTTTTATTTTACGCAGTGATGATATCGACCATATTCGTGATTTTTATCAACCTGTATTGGCTAACCCGCAGCGCTATCACGTATTGTTGCAAACCGGTGATGAAACGCTCGACTATCGACTTGCGGCAGCGCACTATGAAGGCGCGTCGGTGTGTATTGAGCAAGGTGGCGATCACAGCTTCGTTGGATATGAAGATCACCTTGGCGAAATTATGCGCTTCTTGCAAGGTCGTCAGGATTGA
- a CDS encoding metallophosphoesterase family protein, with protein sequence MKLVQISDCHLFAAPDQAGYANISPARSLSKVLQAVAAEKPDGVLVTGDISGDGSALSYQLFLSLMAYYCGDLNWRVIPGNHDNNSGFSGHLSNQWLKPGQPWQVGDTIVHGLDTRDQGTLGYVCEKQLMVIAGAIAAQADNVHVLALHHHPVPTQSWMDKHALRNTQALSDFVLANPIAMLLHGHIHADYAAQLNGCPVYGVPSTCWQWQLSKDFGVSDAPAGYRIITSDSAKLSTTIVRIA encoded by the coding sequence ATGAAACTGGTTCAGATTTCCGACTGCCACCTTTTTGCTGCGCCCGACCAGGCAGGTTACGCAAACATCAGTCCTGCCCGTTCGTTAAGTAAGGTATTGCAAGCTGTGGCTGCAGAAAAGCCCGATGGTGTATTAGTTACCGGTGATATCAGTGGTGACGGAAGCGCGTTGAGTTATCAGCTGTTCTTATCTTTGATGGCGTATTATTGTGGCGACCTTAACTGGCGTGTAATACCCGGTAATCACGATAACAACAGCGGGTTTTCAGGGCATTTGTCTAATCAGTGGCTAAAGCCGGGCCAGCCCTGGCAAGTCGGCGACACTATTGTACATGGGCTGGACACCCGCGATCAGGGAACCCTGGGCTACGTGTGCGAAAAGCAGCTGATGGTGATTGCCGGGGCGATAGCGGCGCAAGCCGATAATGTCCACGTGTTGGCATTGCACCATCATCCGGTACCTACGCAGAGTTGGATGGACAAACACGCCTTGCGTAATACCCAGGCGCTATCGGACTTTGTACTGGCAAATCCGATTGCCATGCTGTTGCACGGTCATATTCATGCCGATTATGCTGCGCAGTTAAACGGTTGCCCGGTGTATGGAGTACCGTCAACCTGTTGGCAATGGCAGTTAAGTAAAGACTTTGGCGTATCAGATGCGCCCGCAGGTTATCGAATTATTACCAGTGATAGCGCTAAGCTCAGTACCACAATTGTGAGGATTGCATGA
- a CDS encoding DUF1249 domain-containing protein — translation MTNKQRKYVPNLPTLQAICERNYVHLLAMLPDCDTAELTYRFTAGHGLTYRIQILDSARYTSTLLVEQISLSAPDYLKPAMTVRLYHDARMAEVLSSQNAGALAPSYQYPNAKMRLRNEKHMVNLFLTEWLHFCHNHNARPIASV, via the coding sequence GTGACAAATAAACAGCGCAAGTACGTTCCAAATCTGCCCACCTTACAAGCAATTTGTGAGCGTAATTATGTGCACCTGTTAGCCATGTTACCTGACTGCGATACCGCCGAATTAACGTACCGCTTTACGGCCGGGCATGGCCTGACTTATCGCATTCAAATTCTGGATTCGGCGCGTTACACCAGTACCCTGTTGGTTGAACAAATCAGTCTCAGTGCACCGGATTATTTGAAGCCTGCGATGACCGTCAGGCTGTATCATGATGCGCGCATGGCAGAAGTTCTTTCCAGTCAGAATGCCGGCGCACTGGCACCCTCTTATCAATACCCCAACGCCAAAATGCGCTTACGTAACGAAAAGCATATGGTGAACCTGTTTTTAACTGAGTGGCTGCATTTTTGTCATAACCACAATGCCCGGCCCATAGCCTCCGTTTAA
- the nudF gene encoding ADP-ribose diphosphatase has protein sequence MTAKIQRFNSQDVEIITKEPLYEGFFDMVRYDFRHKKYDGSWTETISREIFERGHAAAVLPYDPVTREFVLIEQVRVGALPTSDKPWLIEIIAGIIDEGETAENVCLREAQEEAGIELTHLTKALSYLPSPGGTTERLHIYVAATDSTKADGIHGLAEESEDILVLRVGEETVRKWLADGKIDNAASIIALQWFFMNKQTLLQQWQHGDK, from the coding sequence ATGACAGCGAAAATTCAACGTTTCAACTCACAGGACGTGGAGATTATAACTAAAGAACCATTATACGAGGGTTTCTTTGATATGGTTCGCTACGACTTTAGACACAAAAAGTATGACGGTAGCTGGACCGAAACCATTAGCCGCGAGATCTTTGAGCGGGGGCACGCAGCGGCGGTTCTTCCCTACGATCCGGTTACCCGGGAATTTGTGCTGATTGAGCAGGTGCGTGTTGGCGCGTTGCCTACCTCAGACAAGCCGTGGTTAATCGAAATCATCGCTGGGATTATCGACGAGGGTGAAACTGCAGAGAATGTGTGTTTGCGTGAGGCGCAGGAAGAGGCCGGCATCGAACTGACACATTTAACCAAAGCGCTGAGTTACCTGCCGAGCCCCGGGGGCACCACCGAGCGGTTGCATATTTATGTCGCGGCTACTGACTCGACCAAAGCCGATGGGATTCATGGTTTAGCGGAAGAGTCGGAGGATATTTTAGTGCTTCGGGTTGGCGAAGAAACCGTCAGAAAATGGCTTGCTGATGGTAAAATAGACAACGCCGCAAGCATTATTGCGTTACAATGGTTTTTTATGAACAAGCAAACTTTATTACAGCAGTGGCAACACGGTGACAAATAA